taaattcgtaCTTCATGTTGTTACGAGTATTGGTTGTAAAAAGgagaattgaaaatataaaagttacatAAATTACCGCCCTTACTTATCAATAAGAAATGGCCATTGAATGTTGTAATTTTCACCTTTACAGTCGAATGAAAACGGTAACTCTTATAGTCGTATATCTTATAGATATACTAGTTGTTGCACTTCCTTAGTACTGTATTACTTACGTATTGTACACGTAGACACTACAAAGTGGTATCCATTAGAGGAGAATTAAAACAGATCTCTCAGATTGCTTGTAACAGACGTAACAGTCCCAATGCAGGATACTCGTTGTTCAGCTCGTGATTAAGTGCTACGTTTGAGGCGGAAGCTCCACGGAAATCCCGCACACTACACGAGCTCAACCATTTTAATTCTATTAGCCAACTACGTAGCTTAAAAGATCTTACATACCCAGTACTAGACACCCATTACTGCAAACGGATAGCTGCAGTACATCtatgtatttttcttcaaaCGTATATGGCTAGGTTATTTACTTTGAATGGTTCTCGGTTTCATATGAGAGGTCACACGGCTCGACCCCGTATGTTACAGGAATCCAAATCACTGTGAGAACTTCTAAGAACGGATCCGACTGTAACCTTAACTTAACCGAACTACTGAGTGGCTGAATCACATTGATGGAGGAAATCCTTGATAGTAAATGCTTAGTTACTCATCACTAGTTCTAAAATAGTATTCAATTCTGGTAAAATGTCGGTAATGTCCCTCTCCTTTCAACGAAAAGAAGCTGAGTCTTACAAgattatactttaaatataaataaatcaaaaatccAATAATGATTTCGTTCGAGACACTAATGAACATATTATCACGTcatatgtaaattatattgatgTACATCGTGATTGGATCCCGAAGGCCACCCAAGTGAATCCACCGGCCGAAGCTACTTGTTAATATGATTATTGCAGCAGTATATCATAGTGAGTCATGCATACAATTACCTATATGTAATCTGTGCATTATCGTGGCGTAATTTTAGACATGGAAATGTTAAAGACAtcagatataaatatattgggTAATGGGTAGTGAATGTCTGATAAGATTGTATTGATTGCGATATATTATGCTCACTGGTGGATTCACTAAGTGGAGGCACTTTGATTTGTTATCGGTGATAGTGGAAGTAGCAGTTGAGAGAAAATCCTGATTTTTGTTTAGATGGAATTCTGTCTGTTTTACCCACATTCTGGGAAATTTGATCTAAAAAACCCGACATCGTCGTTCTTAAAATGAAACTTTTATATCCTGTTATTTTCGTTAATACTGGAAACtgtaaaaaaacgtttttcccTGCGCTTATTATCATTCTTGTTGTCATCATTCAATGAATGATCAGTACAACACGTGTAAATGGCTCGTATAGTATGCTATATAGTCATTAAAATGACAGACACGAATATAGTACTGACATGTCATTCTCAACATGCTCGTAAAGAATCAGAGCGTTAGACAATAACAATTGCACGTGTCATAGATgtttatttgtagaaaaatacaAGCTTGGAGTACATTTTATGCTATGATAATTACTGCTGCAGAGGGTAAAATCAAgatctttaatttaattaacttctTCCCTACCATTATTTTACTATCGCGCGACGGcgttatttataatgtaaaggTGTGTGcccaatatattttattatgtcactCACTGAAACGAATCATCTTTTATACCGACATGACTGGTGATAGGACCCAACGGATTCTATTCAAAGCTGATTCTATGCGCAGGTCTTCGACATTAAAGGATCACCCTAACTTCCTGGAAATCTTTTGAGTTTCTTGACAAAAAACTTCccaatattttttcacatttatgGAGTTTTGAGCACATCACCCACCATTGCTTTGCTGTAAAggcaaaaaaaattaattttaacgaCAATAGGTAAGTAGAAGCGTCATTGACTTACCACCAAGTCATGGCCAAGGCAGGTCGATACACTACACCGTGAACCCACTTCCAGTACAGTCTTTATTATTTCGTAAGGTCATTGGTATTTATTCCAAAATGTATGTCGcatactaatataaattacatacgtattttaaaaagcaaataaagttaATGAAAAAGCGGCAGTAGCCCTATGTTGGAAGCTTCGCACTTCGCGGTCTTTTGTTTCTTGTCAGTAGGGTAGTaactagttaaataaaaaatagtcgtgatcataatatatattcatCCGTCAAAATTTGTATGGGATTAACTAACGTTATTCATCATGATTTTGGACAATATCTTCCTTGATAAAACTGTTTTGATAACTATTAGTAATGTGTCCGTCACATAAAAGCATTGTGTTAGTGTAGCGTGTCCGCAAGGACATCGGCtgtcaaaaatgtatgaaaattacattttttgtcCTTGCCTTTACACCGCATTTTTCCACGCACAGTCACTAATAATATGTTCTGTATGAGGACTTGTCAGTTAAtcgacttacccccggtttctgaggtacatttagcggtagtttatctattcaatagcgtttaagctcatataaacatgacagttagATAGGtaaactacccctaaatgtGCCCCAGGAACTGGGCATAAGatgtttaatacgtttattctTTTGTTATTAGGTTTGGAACACATGCACAAACGTCACATAGTGTACAGAGATCTGAAGCCGGCGAACATCCTGCTTGACGAGCACGGACATGTCAGAATATCGGATCTTGGACTCGCCTGTGACTTCTCTAAAAAGAAACCTCATGCCAGTGTGTAAGTATACACCATACGTGTAACTGTATTTACAGTAGTGTAATTAGCTTGTATGGAACTGACATCTACTTTTAGGAATCAGAAAAAAATGGActaagtattaaaaattatgttttcaaaatgtttgcttatacaaaagtataattataGCTTCTCGTCGTTTGAATATCATTAAGCGAATCTAAAAAATTGAGACccaaaacgtatattttttgttaaaccgATGATTTTTGATatgaaataagataaaaatcaGTCAataagggtctcagcacacatatgggatcggaaagggaacgtcaccgtatcgcctcgagccgttcagaatggtttgtattaaactccctactgcaacgcacactaatcggaataataacgtaatcgcctcgcctcggaacaggctccgaacttgaattcccgcgcttacggctcatcgtccccgcgcttacgtctctccgtccccgcgcttacgtctctccgtacccgagctcacatctcttcgtccatcctttcccctttcccctcccgcgacttgcctgctaaagacgccgccattcgcaaggagtatttcattcgtgttgcgcgtatgttttatttaaaattttaagttcgattcaaacccaaaataacgatgcaaagggagaaacttattgaagaagtgagaaaatatccataagcgaggcgtaagcgcggtgtcgcctagccgtagccgagttgacgtacaggcgctgctgatacgctttcgttacgtgcatacggtaggttgacgcctggttgacagcgaggcgaaaggcgttacggttacgatccctttccgatcccatatgtgtgctgagaccctaaTAATGTATGTTACCTTAATGACTACAATCGGTGATCATatcaatttaatacaaaatgagGATTCTGtcagttttagtataaaataaatagaaaaaaaatgcagtaaGCATATAGGTGTGTTAGTAGTAATAAGGTGTAGcaaaactataattaaacaatatcgATATATTATGTCGTTGAGGATAATAAGTACAGAGCTATTTACATGTACGTGCTTGACTTGTTTTCGTATTGATTGACGTAATGCAAGTGACCATTGTTTAATTGCGTCTTGTGTAATCGCTTGATAATTGTTCACAACCATCTCTGTCCGTTGACATTCCGATTTCACGATATCTCGTTTCTGGTTCTATTGTATGGGTACAAGTGTAATAGATATATTTAGCTGTGGAATTTACGGGGGAAAAAATGTAGGAAAGGATAAAGAGAAAAAGACCCATATTATGACGTTTGGATGAAACCGATTAAATATATCACAAAATTGCTTCTATATACAAGGAtgcaaaaaatctaaacaagaattaatgaataataaagaaaatggaTGATTTATCACTGAGGCCGATATTTAAAAATCACATTTACGATCAACAAGCAGTCAGTTTGTTGCATTTTTTCTACTCTCATATAAAGTAGAGCTGTGGCAAGCAGTAGAAAAATATTAGTTGATTTCTCATTTGTACTATTTGTATAGCCCTTCAAGCCGGAATTTGGCTACGGTAATCAGTTTCCAGCAGGTATATAGTCCCATTGACCCTTGTTGAGTAAGGGGTCTAAGCCTGTGATCCTATCATTGGCTGGTCAATGCGctagtacatttatttaatattaaacgtaTTTATTCATTTCCAGTGGTACACACGGCTACATGGCTCCCGAAGTGTTGTCCAAAGGCACCGGCTACGACTCCTCGGCCGACTGGTTCAGTTTCGGCTGCATGCTGTACAAGCTGCTCAAGGGACACTCGCCGTTCCGCCAACACAAGACCAAGGACAAACACGAGATCGACAGAATGACTCTTACTATggtaaacacatttttaatataaaattaaaccttatttacATGTAGTAAAGTTGTTATTTCACTGCATATTCTGTAGAGAGTGGTGCAATTTGGATAGTATTCTACACAGagatttttagaatatttttgtagggACTAATTTCTATGTGAGCAGCCATGTCTCTTATACATAGGTCCAATTATTACGTAGATCTCTTATTCAGGTCTGCTACAAAGCTGGGAAAGTGATAGTAGAAAATAGTGGTCCAATAAGGACTGATTTTCTATCGGCGAATaatgttaagtaatttgaactgataatatcataatcattggcctgtgtccatctattgaaGATACAGATACAGTGTAAAGACAGAGGAAATTTTGCAgcaaaagtatataataatgttatatgcAATTGATCTAACTCAGTTTGACTTCAGTATTAGGTCCGAAAACGAATATAATTAGCTCTCAATATTTCATACAAGTAATAAATACGGTGAACGTCATAATTACTTCGTATGCCAagatacatttatacatacacatTTGATAAACGATTGGgaacgtttataataatatatcgcgTTGTGATCCGCCCACGACGTGCAATGTGGCTTTGATAACGTCTGGTCTCAGATTAACCACTGCATCATACgctattatgataatatttaattttatttgcttttaatagTGGTATGACggatttaaaatattgctttggTCATTTTAGAGGtaatttttaaacgtaaaatacatattatttgtagGTTTTTATCAAAAGTAGTACTATTGATAGGCACTTAATAGTTGTTATTGTCTGGGCATGTTAAACGCAATTCAGCGGTCGCCACATTGCTACCAGTGTATTAGTAATCAGGTGGGGGTTTGATTCTCACATagatcaatattattttgttatacgtTGACGTGCAAACACAGTTGGATTTGGAACTAATTGGCACAAAAATGCTAAAGTTGTCTTTAATGTCTTTTTGGCAACATTCCTATcgtaaaactatattattgatgtggaatttataataatcaaaaGTACAAAAGTTGAATCCTGCATTTTAATGATAATGAAcactacaaaatatatgtatgtattagttttTAATGTTGAAAGTAAAAGATGGAATCATGTCTGCAATAGAATTACGATATATTTCAGAACGTGGAGCTGCCGGAGTCTTTCAGCCCCAGCTTGAAGAGTTTGCTCGAAGGATTGCTGCAGAGGGATATTAACAAACGGCTTGGATGCAAGGGACGAGggtatgtttttttctttactctTGGCCTGTCCCAACTTCCCACggattaaaatttgtttgacaCTAAGCCAGAACCATATTCAgccaaattatataataattaaaacttttctcGAAAAAAGTCTTATGAAAATCCGTgaagattttgagtttatcgcgaacagagTGGACTTTATTCTATAAGAAGCATGTTGTGATTATTTCCGAATTTCACTTATAAATTCAACTAATGATATACTTACTCAAAAGTctccaatatttatttctatcttAGACACAGTAATTGCAAATCTGGACCCTATATTATACTGCTGCTACAAAGTGTTTATCAAAACGGAGAGGACGTAAGAGAGATATGGCATCAATTATAAAATAGTGACTGAATACAGATGTGTCGTGATAGTGATGAAtcaaatgaatataatatcGCGTGCTTGAAAATTTGTCTTCTAAAATACAGCCAACATTATTTGTGATTTCTGATATCTCTTAAGATATGTACCTCATCTATTTACGcattgtttcataaatatacagACTCGAGATATTTTAGAATGCACTCGTATATAATTCGGATTGAgaaaacgtaaacaaaataacattgatACGTTTGTCTTTACATTTAGTGCCCTTGAACTCAAATACtagctattaaataatattacgcaATCGATGTAAAAAGTAAGAGTTAgcgttttgtataaaaatagatgATTTAAGACGAACTTTTACTCAATAAGCCGaagacataaaatatattttgacacCCATGAGTTAAGCTAGCTTTTACGAAGGTATTGATTTTCCAAAACAACTCCCTGCCCTAAATAAACCTATTTAGTAGTTAAGATTTCAtagctaaacaaaaaatacacaggtcaataaacacattaccacattacatttacaaaaaatctttacatatACTTTCTAACTGACCCGCGCCGGTTCACTTGAGAAAAAGTCTCACCccttatttcaaatattttgtagttaacaTGTGTTGCATTGCAGTGCGGACGAGGTGAAAGAGCACGTGTTCTTCGCTGGCATCGATTGGCAGCAGGTGTACCACCAGAAGTACACGCCGCCGCTGATCCCGCCGCGCGGTGAGGTCAACGCCGCCGACGCGTTTGACATCGGCAGCTTCGATGAAGAGGACACCAAGGGAATCAAGGTACATaacataaactttttaaatgtagGAGCTAGTTATTAAGGATTGTACTATTATGACCTGATACATCTGTGTACTTTGCTACAAAGGGCCGAATTTTCAATCATAAGCTCGATCTACTTTATCTCTATTAGTAGAAAAACCAGTAGgtatttttgtttgagtttcAGGTTTTTTGACGTGGGTccttaaatttaaaatgatagGTACTGGTTTGGATGACGTGTTGAAAGAATGCTTGACCCTCGTTTAACTAAATAGCCCAAAtatgctataatttttttttaaatgttgttgatttctaaaaataacacattcattttattatggTCAATAAGGTCTTGTTCCATAGAAGGATAAAAATTAGGGAAGCAACAAATGTTTTGTGACCATGCAACTGATACGGTGTTCACAACGGATTCGgtgaaatacaataataacaaatgtcATGATGACGTATATTTCCTGTTTCCTCTAAATGGTATTGTCGAAGCGTTTGTATGCGTCACGGCGTAAATAACTACTACGTTATTCAACAACTGCGATACGCGTATTATGTGTGACTCTGCGAATAAGTAAACAATTAGATATATTGCATTACATTCATACATAGTTGTCTCTACACTACCAATCTTAAATAACAAGGAAATAGGGTCTCTCAATTAACATCATCTTTTTATAAATAGCATAGAATTTCCTATGTATAATGTACCCGAGCAAATGATGTGGGATTAGGAGGATAGTAAAAATGGGTCAGTATGGGATAATTCTATTAGTAATTCCTTGGtttactaacataatattacataatattcttGGTTTCCATTAAAGTACacagaaatatataagtagtaTAGTACACATTTTTACACAGTATTTGTACACAGTCATATATTAGGAACCTGCTAGGCCACACGGACACACTGGACACGAAGACTTCTTTTAGAGTAGCCCTGGGCGTTTACATACCAACTTAACTAACATTGAAACAATACTAATTGTAAGTGTTATGTAATTGCAGTTAACTGAAGCTGATCAGACGCAATACAAGGACTTCCCGCTGGTGATATCGGAGCGCTGGCAGAGTGAGGTGGCCGAGACTGTGTTCGAGACCATCAACCAGGAGGCCGACAAGATGGAGCAGAAGAAGAAGGCTAAGCAGAAACAAAAGTTTGACGCTGATGAGAAGGGTATGTTGTGAACTAAAAACTGACTGAACTATTCGTTCAACTCCACAAGCTCTGCTTATGGATTTTCTCACATGAAGatgtgattaaaaaaaactagttgaTCTCATTTTTTGTTAGAACATCACCAGAGTTCTGTTTCATCTATTGAACCGTTTACTATCTATTTACTCATCACAATTTTGTCTTTACAGGATCTGATTGTATACTCCACGGATACATAAAGAAGCTGGGCGGTCCGTTCGCCAGCGCGTGGCAGACCCGCTACGCTAAACTGTATCCGAACAGATTGGAGTTGCACCTCGAGAACAGCGCCAAGCCGGAGATGATCCTGCTCGACACCGTGGAGGACGTCTCCTCCGATTTCGTGTCCGTCAAGGGAGAACAGTGCATCGTGCTCAGAACCAGAAATGATACTAAGATCGTACTCACTAATACCGTAAGTACTGAGGTTCCTTCCAATAGGTGCAAAAATCGCGGAGGATTTCCGGTAATCGTCACTAAAATTTCTCACCGTGTGTTTCCGTCGGCAGGACGAGATCGGGCTGAAGGAGTGGGCGCTGTGGCTGCGCTCCACGCACAAGGACTCGCAGGAGCTGCTGGCGTCCATGGCGCGCAAGGCGGGCAAGATCTACGGCACGGACGGCTCCAAGGAGCAGGCGcccgcgcgccccgcgccgccgcaGGCCTCGCCGGCGCTGGCGCGCGCGCCCAACGGGACCAACTAGCACGAGCCTTCCGCGCCGCAAAAGGGCGCGAAGATGTTCCGCCGCTCCAAGAGCGCCGCGCAGCTCATCAAGTGAGCGCCCGGCGCCGCGAGCCGCCACCGCCGGGGGACGGCGCGGGCGAGCCGCGGCCCGGGCGCGGGCGTCCGCCGCGCTCGGCCCCGCCCGGCCGTCCCGCCGCGCGGCCTCCATAGTGACTCTTTAGAACTGccaattattaataaatgaatgcGACGCATTTTATTGTTGTACGAATTAATGTGATAGGACCGATCGAACTTGACGAGTacgatgtataaaatatatgttcgGTTTACCTCCGGTGATTTTCGATCGTGGATAATAGTAAGTTTTGTAATCGTTTGCACCGATTGAATTTTGTAATTATCGACGTGACGTTCTGGATGTTGTATTTAACTCTGTGGTAGGTAttgtaaaaatttaataacttataattCGAGTAGATAAGCATAGCGACTACTATATGTGTTTGTGCAATAGATCAAATATAGTAAAGGACGTGACGAGTGATCGGTCGAGTCGGTCGATATGAATTAGCGGATGTGTTGACGATTTCGATGCGATCGGATCGTTCGTTGTGCGTATATTTATAGAAGC
This genomic stretch from Anticarsia gemmatalis isolate Benzon Research Colony breed Stoneville strain chromosome 13, ilAntGemm2 primary, whole genome shotgun sequence harbors:
- the Gprk1 gene encoding G protein-coupled receptor kinase 1 isoform X1; this translates as MADLEAVLADVSYLMAMEKSKCTPAARASKKIVLPDPSVRSVMHKYMVKKNEVNFDKIFNQVLGYLLFKEFCEQTSEEPVPQLKFYEEIKLYEKQECVEERKRIARDIYDNFIMKELLAHSHDYSKECVSHVQKYLMKHEVPPNLFEPYIEEIFQHLRGEPFKNFLESDKYTRFCQWKNLELNIQLTMNDFSVHRIIGRGGFGEVYGCRKADTGKMYAMKCLDKKRIKMKQGETLALNERIMLSLVSTGVDCPFIVCMTYAFHTPDKLCFILDLMNGGDLHYHLSQHGVFNEAEMKFYAAEVILGLEHMHKRHIVYRDLKPANILLDEHGHVRISDLGLACDFSKKKPHASVGTHGYMAPEVLSKGTGYDSSADWFSFGCMLYKLLKGHSPFRQHKTKDKHEIDRMTLTMNYDIFQNVELPESFSPSLKSLLEGLLQRDINKRLGCKGRGADEVKEHVFFAGIDWQQVYHQKYTPPLIPPRGEVNAADAFDIGSFDEEDTKGIKLTEADQTQYKDFPLVISERWQSEVAETVFETINQEADKMEQKKKAKQKQKFDADEKGSDCILHGYIKKLGGPFASAWQTRYAKLYPNRLELHLENSAKPEMILLDTVEDVSSDFVSVKGEQCIVLRTRNDTKIVLTNTDEIGLKEWALWLRSTHKDSQELLASMARKAGKIYGTDGSKEQAPARPAPPQASPALARAPNGTN
- the Gprk1 gene encoding G protein-coupled receptor kinase 1 isoform X2; protein product: MADLEAVLADVSYLMAMEKSKCTPAARASKKIVLPDPSVRSVMHKYMVKKNEVNFDKIFNQVLGYLLFKEFCEQTSEEPVPQLKFYEEIKLYEKQECVEERKRIARDIYDNFIMKELLAHSHDYSKECVSHVQKYLMKHEVPPNLFEPYIEEIFQHLRGEPFKNFLESDKYTRFCQWKNLELNIQLTMNDFSVHRIIGRGGFGEVYGCRKADTGKMYAMKCLDKKRIKMKQGETLALNERIMLSLVSTGVDCPFIVCMTYAFHTPDKLCFILDLMNGGDLHYHLSQHGVFNEAEMKFYAAEVILGLEHMHKRHIVYRDLKPANILLDEHGHVRISDLGLACDFSKKKPHASVGTHGYMAPEVLSKGTGYDSSADWFSFGCMLYKLLKGHSPFRQHKTKDKHEIDRMTLTMNVELPESFSPSLKSLLEGLLQRDINKRLGCKGRGADEVKEHVFFAGIDWQQVYHQKYTPPLIPPRGEVNAADAFDIGSFDEEDTKGIKLTEADQTQYKDFPLVISERWQSEVAETVFETINQEADKMEQKKKAKQKQKFDADEKGSDCILHGYIKKLGGPFASAWQTRYAKLYPNRLELHLENSAKPEMILLDTVEDVSSDFVSVKGEQCIVLRTRNDTKIVLTNTDEIGLKEWALWLRSTHKDSQELLASMARKAGKIYGTDGSKEQAPARPAPPQASPALARAPNGTN